The nucleotide window GCCGGGGGATTGACAAAAAAGTCGCGCGGGCCATGCTCCAGCCCCTGGTCAATGGGCAAAAAGAGCAGGGTACCGTTCGCCGGGCCATACTTATACAGCAAGTGCTGCAAGCGGGTGCGCTTGCCGGGACTCAATTCCAGGTCATGTAGTGTAGGCCGTTTCACGCGCGTCATTGCCATATGGCGCCCCTCCTCGTAGGTATGAAGCGAAGGTTTTCACTATCTGGCGCGCTCCGTCCACTAAATCGGCAGAGCGCCTCTTCACACATCAGCCGCTATCCTCGATGATAGCTAGAAAAAATTATATCATGCGCCGGGGCAATCATTGGCGTTCCAGGCGGCGAAGGGTCAGGTTGACTGATGTGCGCAGCGTCTCGATAACCCCTCTCCCACTCACGGCAACGGCCTCAAAACTGGGCAGACGATAGGAGTTCAGATATTGTTCGAGCGTGTATTTGGGCAGAGCGTCGGGCAGGTCGCGCTTATTCCACTGCATCACGATGGGAAACTCGCGCACGTCTTTGCCCATGTTCGCTAGCTGCTCATTGAGTTCGCTCCAGCTCTCCTGGTTCTCTTGCAGCTTATCCTGGGCAGAATCAACGACGAAGACGACACAATCAGCGCCTTTGAGGACGGAGATGCGTGTCTGCTGGTAGAGCACCTGGCCGGGTACGGTATATAACTGAAAGCGAATCTGAAACCCATGTACTCTCCCCAATTCCAGGGGGAGCAAGTCAAAGTAGAGCGTGCGCTCCGTTTCTGTATCAATGGACACCATATCGCCAACGTCGCGTGGGTTCACTGTCTTGTGGATATAATGGAGATTGGTCGTCTTGCCACAGAGGCCAATCCCATAATAGACAATTTTGCAGTTAATCTCCCGCTTCGCCATGTTGATGAGTGACATAGATACTCCTAAATGTCTGCTTGTTCTCGCTGGCGCGCGCCACACGGCTGGCAGCGAACAGCGGGCTGATTGGAGCCACAAGCCAGGGTAAGAGAACCATCCTGGCATCAGGCTTGCTTAACAGACAGCAGTCTTCTCTCGCGCAGCCACCAATAGCAGGGCGAGTGATCCAGGATAGTATAACGTATTTTGTCAGGAAAGCCAACCATTAGCAAGGGCAGCCGTGGAGACCAACAAAGCCAGCCCCAGCAATTTGACGGCCAAACCACAGCCTCTGCCGAAAGGAAGGATGCTCCTCCGCTTCTGGCGAGGCGCCTGGCCGGTAGCGGCGCGCGCGGGAGTGAGTCTGCTAATCCTGGGCCTGTGGCTGCGCTTTTCCAGCATTGATGCGCGTCAGGTCTTTCAGGCGCTGGGCGCGCTCCCCGGCCTGACGCTGGTGGGCGCTTTGGCCGCTGGTGTCTGCGCGACATTTGTGGCCGCCGTCAAGTATCGGCTGCTCCTGCACGCGCAGGCCGTACCCATCGGTCTGCTGCGCGTCTGGCAGTTTAATGCTATCGCTGGTTTCTATGGGCTGGTGCTGCCCGGCACAGAGAGCGGCAACGCCGTCAAAGCACTGCTGCTGGGACGTGTCACACGACGCTCGGCGGGTGTCTGGGCGGCGATGCTGGCCGATCAACTGAGCCTGCTGCTGGCCTTCGCGCTGATCGCCTTCACTGGCGTAACGTTCGTCTCCACCGACGTGGAGCTTGCCGGACGACGGGCCTGGATCGGCGGAGCCAGCCTGGCCCTGGCGGGCGCGCTCTGTCTGCATGCCCTCTTCCTTATTCCGCCATTTGCCGCGCTCATCCAGCGCCTGCTGCGCCCCATCAGCCGTCTCTTGCGCTGGCGCGGCAGGCGCGCTGCCACATCTGAGACAT belongs to Ktedonobacterales bacterium and includes:
- a CDS encoding lysylphosphatidylglycerol synthase transmembrane domain-containing protein, giving the protein MLLRFWRGAWPVAARAGVSLLILGLWLRFSSIDARQVFQALGALPGLTLVGALAAGVCATFVAAVKYRLLLHAQAVPIGLLRVWQFNAIAGFYGLVLPGTESGNAVKALLLGRVTRRSAGVWAAMLADQLSLLLAFALIAFTGVTFVSTDVELAGRRAWIGGASLALAGALCLHALFLIPPFAALIQRLLRPISRLLRWRGRRAATSETSAQEEGWLARFWHGMAGYQHHLQTLVLCLLCSVSYQGLLVLAAYQFALGLGIEVSYLNLLWIMTLISTSQALPITFAGIGVRDVALTYLLGGLGVPGTQAIALSFAVLALNVTLGLPGSILQIFLPAAPPTGSAELASPEQE
- a CDS encoding ADP-ribosylation factor-like protein — protein: MSLINMAKREINCKIVYYGIGLCGKTTNLHYIHKTVNPRDVGDMVSIDTETERTLYFDLLPLELGRVHGFQIRFQLYTVPGQVLYQQTRISVLKGADCVVFVVDSAQDKLQENQESWSELNEQLANMGKDVREFPIVMQWNKRDLPDALPKYTLEQYLNSYRLPSFEAVAVSGRGVIETLRTSVNLTLRRLERQ